The Mesorhizobium sp. AR02 genomic interval CATGTGTAGATCCGTTCGACGTCGTGCTGCAGGTCTGCCCTGCTCGGCTTGCGGACAAAGCCGCCGGAGAGGATATTTTCCTCGACCGTCAATTGCGCAAAGCAATGACGGCCCTCCAGCACCTGGACGACGCCTTTGGCGACGAGCCGAGAAGCCGAAAGGCCGCTGACCGGCTCGCCCTGCCAGAGGATGCTGCCTCGGCTGACCTTTCCGCGCTCTGGTCCAAGCAGATTGGAAACCGCCTTCAGCGTGGTGGTCTTGCCCGCGCCGTTGGCGCCGAGCAAGGCAACGATCTTGCCCTGCTCGACCTTGAGCGACACGTCGCGCACAGCAAGGATCGCCTGACCATAGAGCGCTTCCATATTCTGGATCTCGAGGAAGCTTTTTGCTGCGATGGTCATGGGTCGATCCTGTCTGTGCGGGTTGGTGTCAGTTCGTTGCAACGCGGGGCTCGATGCCCTTTTCCTTGGCGTAGGCGGCTGCCTTTGCCTTGATGACATCGGCAAACAGCGACGCGTCGGCCTTTATCCAGTCGGTCCTTGTGTCCCAGGACTGACCGTTCCACTGGATGATCTTGGCAGCGATGGTTTCGCCCTTATGGTTATCGATGGAGGTTTTCAGCGGACTGACGAGGCCTTCCGCGCCAAGCTCGGCGATCCGCTTCTGATCGATGTCGAGGTGTTCGAGCGCCCACTGGCCTTCGGCGGCGGTCAGCGGCCTGTTGCCGAACTTCCTGTGCCCAGTGCGCAGCGCCTCGACGAAGGTGATGGCTTCGATCACGCCGTAATTGTAGTAAACCGTGCCGAACTTCGAATTGTCCTTCAGGTCGGACTTGCCCTTGTCGAGGATATCCGCCTTGAGCGTCTTCAAGATGCCGTAGCTGGTGCCCGGCGGGAAGACAGAGACGGCGAGGTAACCGTTGGCGGCAGCACCCGCCGGGCGGGCGTCGTCTTCCGAACCGCTCCAGATATCGCCGATGATGCGATCGGCGGGGAAGCCGACGCGGGCCGCTGTCTTGATCGCCACCGGCGTCATGACGCCCCAGCCGCGCAGAAAGACCCAGTCGGCGTTTGCACGGCGGATTTGCTGCCACTGTGTCTGCTGCTGTTCGCCGGGATGCGGAACCGGGATCTGGATGTCTTCGAAGCCATATTTCTTGGCGAGGATGCCGAGCGGTTCGATCGTATCGCGGCCATAGCCGCTGTCGTGATAGAGCGTCGCGATCTTCAGCCCCTTGAGCTTGTCATAGCCGCCCGCCTGCTGGGCGATGTAATCGACGATGATCTGGGCTTCGCTCCAGTAGTCGAACACCAATGGATACTGGTAGGGAAAGACGCGACCGTCGGTGGCGATGTTCTGGCCACCGCCAGGGCTGACGATCGAGATCTTGTCGATGCGAGCCTTATCGGTGAGTGCGACGTCGAGACCGCTCGAATGCGGATAGATTGCCGCCGTCAGCGCGCCGTTATAGCCGTTCTTGTAGCGCTCGTAGCATTCGATGCCGCGCTCGATCGTGTAGGCCGTCTCGCATTCCTGGACCAGGATCTTGACGCCATCGACGCCGCCCTCGACCTCGTTGATGTAGCGGAGATAATCGATGTTGCCGGCACCAAACGGAATGAACGATGGAGCGTAGGGCCCGGTGCGGTAGGTAAACAGCGGATAGAGCTGTTGGCCGGTGCCGTCTTCGGCGAAGGACGCGCTGCTCAGCAGCGTGACGGCCATCGCGGCAGCGGCCGCCAGCGACATGGTCTTGGTTAGCAATGACATTGTGCAACCCTTGTTTGAGTGGTTTTGAGAAAGTGACGACTGATGCTTGGGAGGAGGCGAAAGACCCGGCGCCGAGGTGTTCCGTCTGTCTGAGTTCAGTTGGATGATCGTGCTCGCGAGCGAAGGGCTTCGACGCCGCGCCTTCCCAGGCTCGACAATCCATCCGGTTCCTTGATCAGCAGCACGATGATGATCGTGCCGAAGATGATGTGCTGCAGGTTTGCTAGCGCGCCCTGATCGCCGAGGAATGACAAATCGATGATCAGCGACAGCCGGTCGAGCAGGATCGGCGTCAGCACGATGAAGGCGGCACCGAGAAAGTTGCCGAAGATGGTTGCCACGCCGCCGATGATGACGATGAACAGGACCTGGAATGATTTATCGAGATTGAACGCATGCGCGTCCGAGGTGCCAAGATATCCGAAGGCCCAGAGCGCGCCGGCGATGCCAAGGAAAAACGAGCTTATCCCGAAGGACAGCAGTTTGCGGCGCGCAACGCGGATGCCAATGACCGAGGCGGCGACATCCATGTCGCGGATCGCCATCCATTCGCGGCCGACACGGCTTTTGACGATGGCGAAGGCCAGCGCGATGAGCAGCACCGTGGTTGCAACCACCAGATAATAGCGGCCGGTGGCCGACTGGAGGTCATAGTCGAGGATCTGCAGTCGAGGCGCCGAGATGGTCAGCGACTGGCTGTCATTCGAAAACCAGCTGAAATTGGTGAACAGCCACTCGAACAAGAACTGGGCGCCGAGGGTCGAAGCGCCAAGATAGAAGCCCTTGATGCGCAGCGACGGCAGCCCGAAGATGACGCCGGCAATCGCCGCGATCAGGCCGGCAAGGATCAGGACGATCGGCAGCGGCAAGAACGGCGCACGCAGCAGCAAATTGTAGGTCGAGAAGGCACCGATCGACATGAAGGCAGCCGAACCGATCGACACAAGCCCCGTATAACCCATCAGCAGGTTCAGGCCGATGCCGGCAAGCCCCATGATCACCGTCGGGATGATGATCGAGCTCAGCCAGTAATCGTCGGCAAGGGCCGGCACCGCAAAGGCGGCGATCAGGCCAGCGACGATGGTGATGGTGGCGACCCCAAAGGCAGGCCGGCGGAGCGGCTTGGACGGGGCGGATTCCTGCAGCGTGGTCACGATCAGACCCTTTCGATTTCGCGGTCGCCGAACAGGCCGGCCGGACGCACCAGCAGGAAGCCGACAGCGAGGATGTAGGCGAACCAGGTGGAAACGCTGCCATTGACCAGCGGGCCGATATAGATGTCGGCCAACGCCTCGGTGGCGCCGACAAGCAGGCCACCGGCGATCGCGCCCGGGATCGAGGAGAAGCCGCCGATGATCAGCACCGGCAGCGCCTTGAGCGTCACCAGCGACAGCGAATACTGCACGCCCTGGCGCGATCCCCAGACAAGGCCGGCAACCAGGGCAACGATGCCGGCGACGCTCCAGACGATGCGCCAGATGACAGGCAGGCGGATGCCGATTGACTGCGCCGCAAGCGTGTCGGCGGCCACCGCCCGAAGCGAGATGCCCATGCGCGTCTTGTTGAACGCGATGGCCAGCGTGGCGACCAGCGTCAGCGCGATCAACGAGGCAATGATGTCGAACTGGCTGACATAGATGCCGCCGACCTGCACGGCGATATCGGGGATACCGAGATCGAGCATGTGAACATCCATGCCCATCAGCAGTTGGGCAAACCCTTCGATGACATAGCTCAATCCCAGAGTGGCCATGAACAGGGTCAACGGATCGCGGTTTCGCAGCGGCCGCAGCACCAGCCACTCGATCAGAATCGCCATCACCACCATGACAAGCGATGTGACGATGAAGGCCAGGGCGAATGGCATGCCTTTCTCGGTCAGGGTGACGAAGGTCAGCGCCGCAAACAGCAGCATCGCCCCTTGCGCGAAATTGAAGACTCCGGATGCCTTGTAGATGAGCACGAAGCCGATCGCGACGAGTGAGTACATCACTCCGGCAAACAGACCGCTGACCAATGTTTCAAGGAAATAGGACATGAGTTCCTCAGTGAACCGTGCCGAGATAGGCGGCGATCACGTCGGGGTTCTTGCGCACCTCGCCGGGTGCCCCGTCCGCGAGCTTGCGGCCGTAGTCGAGCACCACCACATGGCTGGCCAAGTTGAGCACGATGCCGACATCGTGTTCGATCAGCACCACGGTCGAGCCGAAGACACGATTGACCTCGCGGATCACGCGGCTCATCTCCTCCTTCTCTTCCTGATTCATGCCGGCCATCGGTTCGTCGAGCAGCAGCAGCTTCGGGCCGGCGACCAATGCCCGGGCGAGATCGACGCGTTTCTGCAGCCCATAAGGCAGCGTCGAAACTATGCTGTCCGCATGACGGTCGAGCCCGAGGAAAGCCATGGTGCGCTCGGCGCGGGCAAGGAAGCCGCGGCGCTCGGCGCCGTCCCTGCCCAGCCGGAGGATGTTTTCAAAAAAGCTGGCGGTACCATGACGAGAGAGGCCGGCCAGCACGTTCTCGCGCACCGACAGGCGGCGGAACAACGCATTGTGCTGGAAGGTCCGGCCGATGCCGAGATGGGCCGCCTTCTGCGGATGGATCGCCTCGAAGCGCAGGCCGTCGAAGACGATGTCGCCGGCGTCGGCGCGATAGACGCCATTGATGACGTTGAGAAGCGAACTCTTGCCGGCGCCATTCGGACCGATCAGGGCACAGATCTCGCCCTTGGCGACGCTGAAGCTCAGCGCGTTGAGGGCTCGTACACCCTTGAAGGACAGCGACACGTCGTGGAGTTCCAGCAGGCCGGTCATCACGCATTCACGGATTTCAGACGGGCCGCCGCAACATGGTCGTCTTCGCGACGCTTGACGGCCTCGATGTCACGGTACCCGTCGGCGGGATGGGTCCTGGGAAGATAAGGGCCGTCGCCGAACAGCTTTTCGCGCAACGTGCCGGGCTTGTAGGCGGTGGGATAAACGCCGCGCTTCTGCAATTCCGGCACGAGCAGGTCGACGGCGGCCTCGAAGCTTTCAGGCGTCACCGCATAGGCGAGGTTGAAACCGTCGACCCCGGTTTCATCGACCCATTCCTGGAGGATGTCGGCGATCGTGCCGGGCGAGCCGACGAAGACCGGCCCGACACCGCCGATGCCGCCCCACTTCGCCAGTTCCTCGACGGTCCAGGCCTTGTCCTTGCCGGCGAAATGCTCGACCATCGAAACGATGGCATTGGTCTCGACCTTCTTGAGCGCGTCGGTCGGCGCATACTGGCCGAAGTCGATGCCGCTCCAGCCGGACATGAACACCAGCGAGCCGTCATAGGAGGTATAGCTCTGATACTCCTCGAAACGCTTCCGGGCCTTCTCATCCGTTTCATCGATGATCAGTGTGGTGAGGTTGTAGATCAGAACTTTCTTCGGATCGCGGCCGGCAGCGGCGGCTTTTTGGCGGATTTCGGAAACGTAGGCCTTGAGCAGCGATTTGGTCGGCGCGCCGACGAAGACGCACTCGGCATGCGCAGCGGCGAAGGCCTTGCCGGGACCGGAGGCGCCCGCCTGATAGAGAACTGGCGTGCGCTGCGGCGACGGCTCCGACAGATGGTAGCCAGGCACCTCGAAGAACTTGCCCTTGTGGCCGATCTCGTGGACCTTGCTGGGGTCGGTGAAGATGCCGCGGACCGGATCACGCAGCACCGCGCCTTCTTCCCAACTGCCTTCGAACAGCTTGTAGAGCACCTCGACATATTCGGCCGCGACCTCGTACCGGTTGTCATGGCTTTTCAGGCCAGCCTGGCCGACATTCTTGGCGCCGCTTTCCAGATAAGAGGTAACGATGTTCCAGCCGACGCGACCCTTGGTGTGATGGTCGGCAGTCGAAAGACGGCGGGCGAACGTGTAGGGATGTTCGAACGAGGTCGAGGCGGTAATGCCGATGCCGAGATGTTCGGTGGCAAGCGCGATCGGCGCGGCTAGCTGCAGGGGATCATTGACCGGAATCTGCGCCGCTTGCTCGATCGCGTGGTAGTTCGAGCCCTTGTAGACATCGTAATAGCCGATGACATCGGCGATGAATATGCCGTCGAAAATACCGCGCTCGAGCGTCCGGGCCAGATCCTGCCAATAGTCCAGGTCCTTGTATTTCCACGACTTGTCGCGCGGATGCTTCCACAGGCCCGGGGATTGGTGGCCAACGCAATTCATGTCGAAAGCGTTGAAGCGAATATGCCGACCCATCCGTCACTCCTTTGATAGCCCTGTCGGGCGACAGTGGGAGGAAACTAACGGCAAGCCGGTCGTCAACGAAGACAGAATATAATGTCTATGGATTATATAGAGAATTATTATTCTGCGCCGGGCACGCTTCGTGGTTTTCCCCGAGACGCGGCTTGGAACACCGGGTGACTATGGCAGAGGGGGCGGCCTCAACCCGCAAATTCGATAGGGTGGCCCTTGTTGTTCGAGTGCGAGCCATCCCTGGCTCGCCAGCCCAAGTCGATATCCGTTTTTTGGCACAAGCCGTTGAATGGCTACAGACGCGGTCCGCCCCTGTCAGTGACGTCATAGAGCGAGCGGATCGGCCGGCTGCCCTCCTACCTGCTCATGCCTGGCCTTGCGCACAAGTCCCGCCGTCGCGAGCCGCTTCATCGCCTCGTCAACCGCACCGACGGAAGTGCGTGGGTGGGGTAGCGAGAGATTGCAACCTCTGGCGTCGTCCGGACGGCTGATGTCGCGGCCTTCCTCCGCGTGTATGCCCTGGCTAAATATTCGCGGTCGCGTGGTTCGTCCAAATCTATTCGTCCGGCACGCATTTCGGCAAAACGCCAAAAGGCGCAACGCGGTTACAATAAGCGTCACATTTTTAAAATCGCCTTTGTTTACGGACTTAGTAGACTTTCGTACCACCATCAGGCGGTAATCGTACCGCTTGGGGAGACGGTCATGAGTACCATTTCAGCAGGGTCGGATTCAGCAGGACCAGGCGTCGTCGCAGCAGACTCGACACTGGGCGCGGGACTGCGCCGCAACTATCTGAGTTTTCCCGAAGTCGTCGCCCAATCCATCGGCACGATCGCCCCTTCCGGAACGCCTGGCCTTGTCATTCCCGTCGTGTTCGCAACCGCCGGCAACGGCACCTGGCTCGCCTACGTTTTCGCGACGATTGCGCTGCTGATAGTAGGGCTACAGATCAATGTCTTTTCCAAGCGGATCGCCACGCCTGGATCCCTGTATATCTATGCGGCGCATGGACTTGGTCCGCTGGTCGGCGTCGTCGCCGGCTGGTCGCTGCTTATCGGCTACGTCTTCACGGCATCAGCGGTGATACTCGGCACGGTGAGCACGACGCTGGCCTTCGCCCACCAGATCGGCTTTGAGACAAGCGCCGTTGGCGTCGTGCTCGCGCTCAGCATCGTCGCGCTGGTTGTTGCCTGGTGGTTCGCCTACCGCGACATCAAGCTTTCGACCCGCGTTACCCTCGGTATCGAGTTCACCACACTCGTCCTCATCCTGCTTACCGTCGTCATCTTCTTCCTGCACCGTGGATCGATCGTAGATACGGCGCAAACGGCACTTCAGGACGTTCATTTCGATCAATTGCGACTTGGTCTCGTCCTTGCGTTCTTCAGCTTTGTCGGGTTCGAAAGTGCAACCGTGCTGGGGACGGAGTCCCAGCAGCCGCGGCGCTACATTCCGCGGGCCGTGATCACCAGCGTCGTCGGCGTCGGCCTTATCTTCATCATCAGTTCATACGGCCTCGTGGCCGGCTTCCATGGCGTCGACCCGGGCCTCGACAAGTCCGATGCCCCGCTTACCGTCCTGGCGCAGACCTTCGGCGGCGGCTTCGTCGGCATCCTGATTTCCGCTGGTGTGGCCCTCAGTTTCTTTGCCTGTATCCTCGGCAGCATCAATGCCGGCGCGCGCGTGCTCTACACGCTGTCGCACCATGGTCTCTTTCACAATTCGGCACGGGCGACGCACCTGGCGCATGCCTCGCCGCATATCGCTGTGACCGTGGTCGGCATCGTGGCGCTGGCGTTCGCGCTGGCGCTGACGATCGCCGGATATGGGATCCTTGATGCCTACGGAATTCTGGGATCGATCGCCACCTATGGCTTCCTGGTGGCGTATGGGCTTGTGACCATCGGCGCGCCGGTCTTTCTGCGCCGCCGTGGAGAACTTCGGCCCTGGCATATCGTGTCGGCGGCGGTCGCGTTGATCCTCCTGGTCGTCACGCTCGTCGGGACTGTCTATCCGGTGCCGGCATGGCCATACAACGTCCTGCCCTATGTGTTCCTCGTCTTGCTGGCGATCGGCGTCGCGTATTTCCTGGCGCTGCGCCAGTTGGCGCCGGCGAGGCTTGCGCAAATCGAAGCCGACCTCATCGGCTCCGCCGCAAGCCCGGCTGAGCCGGCGAACTGAGCCAAGACAGAGCGGTCTGTGGAGCGCGGTCACCATCGCGCTCCACAACTGTCGGCAAGTGTGTTCAGCGGCGCGGTGGAAATTTCATGCGGTGGGCAACCACTACCTCAATCACCTCAAGCCGCCCCGCCACTCCCGGGCCTGAACCATTCTCAAGCCTGGAAACAAAACAAGAGATGCCAAGGGAGAGCCAGACGATGAGTGCGCCAGCCAAGAAAGTGGAACCGAGCGGCGATGCCTTTCCCGCACCGCTGCGACCGGCATCTCCGGCCCACATTATTCGCACGGATGAAGAGGCAATTGCGGTAGCAACGAAGCTGGCGGTCCAGTTCGCCGAAGATGCCGCCGAGCGCGATCGTGACCGCCGCCTGCCGATCGCGGAACTGGATATATTCTCGCAAAGCGGGCTTTGGGGGATTACGGTGCCGAAAGAATTCGGCGGCGCCGGCGTGTCGCAGGTGACAGTCGCGGACGTGTTCAAGATCATCGCCGCGGCCGATTCATCGCTGGCCCAGATTCCACAGAACCATTTCGAGATTACCGACCTGATCCGTGCGACCGGGTCCGACGCGCAGAAGCAGGCGCTGTTCAGTCTCGTCCTCTCGGGGCTTCGTCTCGGCAATGCCTTCTCCGAGTTCAAGGGCAAGAACGTCGAGGATTTCGAGACGCGCATCACGCGCCAAGGCGCCGACTACATCCTCAATGGCGAGAAATTCTATTCGACCGGGGCCCTCTTCGCCCATCTCGTTCCCATCGTTGCCATCGATGAAGACGGTAAGGTTCGCGTCGCCATCGTCGATCGGGATGCAAGGGGTCTCGAGGTCATCGACGACTGGTCGAGTTTCGGACAGCGCACGACCGCAAGCGGAACGGTCATCATCCGCGACGTCGCGGCTCCCGCCGAACGTGTCCTGCCTGCCTATCTGGCCTACGACCAGGCCAGCCCCGCCGGCCCGCAGAGCCAGCTTGTCCATGCGTCCATCGATGCCGGCATCGCCCGCGGCGCGATCGAGACGACGATCCGGCTGGTGCGCGACCATGCCCGGCCGTGGATCGACAGCGGCAAGGAGCGTGCATCGGACGATCCCTACACGATCGCGCAGATCGGCGAGTTGAAGATCAGGCTGCATGCTGCCGAGGCCCTTCTCGAACGCGCCGCGCGCGAGGTCGACAGGGCCATCGCGAGGCCTGAGATCGACGCCATCGCGCTTGCCAAGGTGGCCGTCGCAGAAGCGAAGGTTCTGACCACCGATATCGCCATCCAGGCCACGAACAAGCTGTTCGAACTGGCGGGCACCCGTTCGACGCTAGCCGCCCACCATCTCGACCGGCTGTGGCGCGACGCGCGCGCACATACGCTGCATGACCCGGTGCGCTGGAAATACCATGCCGTCGGCCACTACTACCTCAACGGCGTCAATCCGCCGCTCCATTCCTGGATCTGAACGTTGCTGTCCCGAGACAATCGGAGGTCAACGCTCCGGAAACTGTGCGAGGAGCTGGGTCACGAATTGCGGTTCCATCAGAGCAATCGTGAGTACGAACTCATCGACTGGATCCATGAAGCGAGGGAGTCGGCGTTCGGTATCGTGATCAATCCCGGCGCGTTCACCCACACATCGATCGCCATTCTCGACGCGCTGAACACTTTCGATGGCAAGGTCATCGAAGTGCACATTTCGAACATTCACAAGCGCGAGGAGTTTCGTCACCTTTCCTACGTATCGCGCCGGGTCGATGGTGTTATCGCAGGCCTTGGCGTGACAGGATACGAACTCGCCATGCGCTATCTCGACGGCTTGCACAGGAAAGCTGAAGGCGTAGTTTAAATGCGACCACGTCATTTTCGTCGGCGATACACCCCTATGGCTCGCGCGTATAGGCGTGTCGCGGCTGCTCCGCAGGTCACGGATACGGTCGGGGACCGTTGGAATGACTGGCATGCTGAAGGGTTTCGGGTGCCGAGAGGCGTACGAAAGCCTCTCATGCAGGAACCCGCGGGCCACAGTTGATGGCTATGGGGATTTTAGTTTGCGGCTGATGTCGGCGACGGCGTGACCGCCCCCGTTAGGCGACGCGGTGGACACGGACGGACCGCTCAGTGAAGCCTCCGCACAGCCTTGTAGCCTCTGCGCGCAGGCGGACGGGGCCCTGCGGGCCTCGCTGAGCACCATGGGCGCGCGTGGGTCCGTCGCCGCAGGTTGAGCGCCTGTGGCTGGAGGCTGAATCAGACCATGCCGGGTCATGGAGCGGTCTCCCGGATCGGTGCCGATGCGTTCGGAGGTCCGCGCGGCTGCCTCCTCCACCGTTCGAACACCTCGATGACGATCATGCGTCCGCCACAGCAGGAGCATGGCGGCCGGAAGTCCTCTGGTTCGGGTGTGTGGTCATCGGACGGGGCAGCGACGCCCAGCAGTTCGCGGGCGCGTGCGAGGCTGGCCTTGTGGGCGGAGCCGGCGAGCAGGCCATAATGTCGGATGCGATGGAAGCCGCGCGGCAGGACGTGGAGCAGGAAGCGGCGGATGAACTCATCTGTGGCGAGCGTCATGACCTGCTGCCGGTCGGTGCCGTCGCGGCGATAATCCTTGTAGCGGAAGGTGACCCCAGCCTCTTCGAAGGCGATCAGGCGGCGGTTCGAGATCGCAACCCGGTGGGTATAGCGCGACAGATAGGCGAGCACCGCCCCGGGACCGGCGAAGGGCGGCTTGGCGTAGACCACCCAGCGCTTCTTCTTGACGGGAGCCGGTGGCGTAGGAAGGCCCGACGATCGGCGAGGTGCGCCGCCGATCCGAAGAAGGCGAGCCGACCGGCGTCGTGCAGCGCGACCAGTCGGGTCAGGAACAGACGGCGGAACAGCTTGCCCAGCACTCTGACTGGGAGAAGGAAGGCCGGCCGCGACGATATCCAGCGTGACGCGTCCGGCGTGATGCCGCCGCCCGGCACGATCATGTGGACATGAGGATGGTGCGTCATTGCCGAGCCCCATGTGTGGAGCACGGCGGTGATGCCGATGCGCGCGCCGAGGTGCTTGGGATCCGCCGCGATCGCCAGCATCGTCTCCGATGCCGCCTTGAACAGCAGGTCATAGACCAGCGCCTTGTTGTGGAACGCGATGACGGCGACCTCGGCGGGCAGCGTGAACACGACGTGGAAGTAGCCGACTGGCAGCAGGTCGGCTTCGCGCTCGGCGAGCCATGTACGCGCGGCCGCGCCCTGGCACCTGGGACAGTGCCGGTTGCGGCAGCTGTTATAGGCGATCCGCCATTGGCCGCAGTCCTCGCAGGCCTCGACGTGACCGCCGAGCGCCGCGGTGCGGCAATGCTCGATCGCCGACATCACCTTGAGCTGGATGAGGCTCAGGTGACCTGCATGGGCGGCCCGATAGGCGGGGCCGGCAGCACGGAAGATGTCGGCGACCTCGACAGAGGTGCGCACGGCTCAGCCGGGCGGCGTCTTGTGTTCCATCAGCGCCATCAGCCGGTCGAGCGGCCCTGCGACCGCATGGATCGTCCGCGTCGAGACCTTGGTGTAGAGCGCGGTGGTATCGAGCTTGCTGTGGCCAAGCAGCACCTGGATGACGCGGATGTCGACATCCTGTTCGAGCAGATGAGTGGCGAAGCTGTGGCGCAGCGTGTGCGGGCTGACGCGCTTGCGGATGCCGGCGACTTCGGCTGCTTCCTGGAC includes:
- a CDS encoding ABC transporter ATP-binding protein, with protein sequence MTIAAKSFLEIQNMEALYGQAILAVRDVSLKVEQGKIVALLGANGAGKTTTLKAVSNLLGPERGKVSRGSILWQGEPVSGLSASRLVAKGVVQVLEGRHCFAQLTVEENILSGGFVRKPSRADLQHDVERIYTWFPRLKEKRRVKAGLTSGGEQQMVAIGRALMTKPSLVLLDEPSMGLAPIIVQEIFEIIRILNREQGVSFLLAEQNANLALRYADYGYILENGRVVLSGTAEELRAREDVQDFYLGGANVAKPH
- a CDS encoding ABC transporter substrate-binding protein, which codes for MSLLTKTMSLAAAAAMAVTLLSSASFAEDGTGQQLYPLFTYRTGPYAPSFIPFGAGNIDYLRYINEVEGGVDGVKILVQECETAYTIERGIECYERYKNGYNGALTAAIYPHSSGLDVALTDKARIDKISIVSPGGGQNIATDGRVFPYQYPLVFDYWSEAQIIVDYIAQQAGGYDKLKGLKIATLYHDSGYGRDTIEPLGILAKKYGFEDIQIPVPHPGEQQQTQWQQIRRANADWVFLRGWGVMTPVAIKTAARVGFPADRIIGDIWSGSEDDARPAGAAANGYLAVSVFPPGTSYGILKTLKADILDKGKSDLKDNSKFGTVYYNYGVIEAITFVEALRTGHRKFGNRPLTAAEGQWALEHLDIDQKRIAELGAEGLVSPLKTSIDNHKGETIAAKIIQWNGQSWDTRTDWIKADASLFADVIKAKAAAYAKEKGIEPRVATN
- a CDS encoding branched-chain amino acid ABC transporter permease; amino-acid sequence: MQESAPSKPLRRPAFGVATITIVAGLIAAFAVPALADDYWLSSIIIPTVIMGLAGIGLNLLMGYTGLVSIGSAAFMSIGAFSTYNLLLRAPFLPLPIVLILAGLIAAIAGVIFGLPSLRIKGFYLGASTLGAQFLFEWLFTNFSWFSNDSQSLTISAPRLQILDYDLQSATGRYYLVVATTVLLIALAFAIVKSRVGREWMAIRDMDVAASVIGIRVARRKLLSFGISSFFLGIAGALWAFGYLGTSDAHAFNLDKSFQVLFIVIIGGVATIFGNFLGAAFIVLTPILLDRLSLIIDLSFLGDQGALANLQHIIFGTIIIVLLIKEPDGLSSLGRRGVEALRSRARSSN
- a CDS encoding branched-chain amino acid ABC transporter permease, which produces MSYFLETLVSGLFAGVMYSLVAIGFVLIYKASGVFNFAQGAMLLFAALTFVTLTEKGMPFALAFIVTSLVMVVMAILIEWLVLRPLRNRDPLTLFMATLGLSYVIEGFAQLLMGMDVHMLDLGIPDIAVQVGGIYVSQFDIIASLIALTLVATLAIAFNKTRMGISLRAVAADTLAAQSIGIRLPVIWRIVWSVAGIVALVAGLVWGSRQGVQYSLSLVTLKALPVLIIGGFSSIPGAIAGGLLVGATEALADIYIGPLVNGSVSTWFAYILAVGFLLVRPAGLFGDREIERV
- a CDS encoding ABC transporter ATP-binding protein, giving the protein MTGLLELHDVSLSFKGVRALNALSFSVAKGEICALIGPNGAGKSSLLNVINGVYRADAGDIVFDGLRFEAIHPQKAAHLGIGRTFQHNALFRRLSVRENVLAGLSRHGTASFFENILRLGRDGAERRGFLARAERTMAFLGLDRHADSIVSTLPYGLQKRVDLARALVAGPKLLLLDEPMAGMNQEEKEEMSRVIREVNRVFGSTVVLIEHDVGIVLNLASHVVVLDYGRKLADGAPGEVRKNPDVIAAYLGTVH
- a CDS encoding LLM class flavin-dependent oxidoreductase, encoding MGRHIRFNAFDMNCVGHQSPGLWKHPRDKSWKYKDLDYWQDLARTLERGIFDGIFIADVIGYYDVYKGSNYHAIEQAAQIPVNDPLQLAAPIALATEHLGIGITASTSFEHPYTFARRLSTADHHTKGRVGWNIVTSYLESGAKNVGQAGLKSHDNRYEVAAEYVEVLYKLFEGSWEEGAVLRDPVRGIFTDPSKVHEIGHKGKFFEVPGYHLSEPSPQRTPVLYQAGASGPGKAFAAAHAECVFVGAPTKSLLKAYVSEIRQKAAAAGRDPKKVLIYNLTTLIIDETDEKARKRFEEYQSYTSYDGSLVFMSGWSGIDFGQYAPTDALKKVETNAIVSMVEHFAGKDKAWTVEELAKWGGIGGVGPVFVGSPGTIADILQEWVDETGVDGFNLAYAVTPESFEAAVDLLVPELQKRGVYPTAYKPGTLREKLFGDGPYLPRTHPADGYRDIEAVKRREDDHVAAARLKSVNA
- a CDS encoding APC family permease, translated to MYALAKYSRSRGSSKSIRPARISAKRQKAQRGYNKRHIFKIAFVYGLSRLSYHHQAVIVPLGETVMSTISAGSDSAGPGVVAADSTLGAGLRRNYLSFPEVVAQSIGTIAPSGTPGLVIPVVFATAGNGTWLAYVFATIALLIVGLQINVFSKRIATPGSLYIYAAHGLGPLVGVVAGWSLLIGYVFTASAVILGTVSTTLAFAHQIGFETSAVGVVLALSIVALVVAWWFAYRDIKLSTRVTLGIEFTTLVLILLTVVIFFLHRGSIVDTAQTALQDVHFDQLRLGLVLAFFSFVGFESATVLGTESQQPRRYIPRAVITSVVGVGLIFIISSYGLVAGFHGVDPGLDKSDAPLTVLAQTFGGGFVGILISAGVALSFFACILGSINAGARVLYTLSHHGLFHNSARATHLAHASPHIAVTVVGIVALAFALALTIAGYGILDAYGILGSIATYGFLVAYGLVTIGAPVFLRRRGELRPWHIVSAAVALILLVVTLVGTVYPVPAWPYNVLPYVFLVLLAIGVAYFLALRQLAPARLAQIEADLIGSAASPAEPAN
- a CDS encoding SfnB family sulfur acquisition oxidoreductase; the encoded protein is MSAPAKKVEPSGDAFPAPLRPASPAHIIRTDEEAIAVATKLAVQFAEDAAERDRDRRLPIAELDIFSQSGLWGITVPKEFGGAGVSQVTVADVFKIIAAADSSLAQIPQNHFEITDLIRATGSDAQKQALFSLVLSGLRLGNAFSEFKGKNVEDFETRITRQGADYILNGEKFYSTGALFAHLVPIVAIDEDGKVRVAIVDRDARGLEVIDDWSSFGQRTTASGTVIIRDVAAPAERVLPAYLAYDQASPAGPQSQLVHASIDAGIARGAIETTIRLVRDHARPWIDSGKERASDDPYTIAQIGELKIRLHAAEALLERAAREVDRAIARPEIDAIALAKVAVAEAKVLTTDIAIQATNKLFELAGTRSTLAAHHLDRLWRDARAHTLHDPVRWKYHAVGHYYLNGVNPPLHSWI